The following proteins are encoded in a genomic region of Marasmius oreades isolate 03SP1 chromosome 10, whole genome shotgun sequence:
- a CDS encoding uncharacterized protein (BUSCO:EOG09262CA4), with translation MEFVPAPPVHRVLCADCGTPIVPNSANLCVSCLRNTVDVTEGIPKQSSISYCRNCERFLTPPHAWVIARPESSELLAICLKKLKGLTKVRLTDAHFIWTEPHSKRLRVSVTVQKEVLINTILEQTFEIEYLVQYGQCPDCAKLAAKNTWRALVQVRQKVPHKRTFLFLEQLILKHNVQKDTISVKEVRDGLDFFYSSRSHAIKMVEFLNSVVPVRSKSSEQLLSTDTHSNTANFKYTYSVEIAPICKDDLVCIPRQLAKQLSSISPLTVCTRVGNSLSLVDPASLQHAEITAAIYWRTPFECLATVGDLVEFMVLDIEPDYARSKGRHILADAQVALAGAFRSTGNAHDDNAMDYEGVGISNQIFHTRTHLGGILQPGDTALGYLLTNANFNSDEFSAIESGRIPDVILVKKTYPNRRKKKLARNWRLRSIGKEAGEEGETGGGRGVVGRMGGRDQKKVEEDYELFLRDLEEDPELRSAVNLYKAPVDVKMKSENVKGGRKKQYSMDVDGNPPVESEEEVDFPEVQLDELLEGFDEMTLGNEEVAEQL, from the exons ATGGAATTTGTGCCAGCACCTCCAGTGCATCGAGTGTTGTGCGCAGATTGCG GCACTCCGATCGTTCCCAATTCAGCAAACCTATGTGTATCTTGCCTTCGAAATAC CGTCGACGTGACAGAAGGAATCCCGAAACAAA GTTCTATTTCGTATTGTCGAAACTGTGAACGGTTCTTGACCCCGCCCCATGCATGGGTGATCGCTAGACCAGAATCTTCAGAACTGCTCGCAATCTGTCTGAAAAAACTCAAGGGGCTCACCAAAGTACGGTTAACGGATGCCCATTTTATCTGGACAGAACCTCATTCAAAGAGGCTCCGGGTGTCGGTCACGGTTCAAAAAGAG GTGCTCATAAATACGATATTAGAACAAACTTTCGAGATCGAGTACCTCGTTCAGTATGGTCAATGTCCCGACTGCGCGAAGCTCGCCGCAAAAAATACCTGGAGGGCTCTTGTGCAAGTGCGACAAAAGGTTCCGCACAAGAGGACGTTTTTGTTCCTGGAACAACTCATTCTCAAGCATAACGTCCAGAAGGATACAATATCGGTGAAAGAAGTGAGGGATGGCCTAGATTTCTTCTATAGTTCGAGAAGTCATGCGATAAAGATGGTGGAGTTTCTAAATAGTGTCGTTCCAGTCCG CTCAAAATCTTCCGAGCAACTATTATCTACGGACACACACTCGAACACGGCGAATTTCAAGTACACTTATTCTGTGGAGATCGCACCGATCTGCAAAGATGATCTCGTTTGTATTCCTCGGCAGCTTGCAAAACAGCTCTCCAGCATTTCTCCGTTAACCGTCTGCACCCGAGTGGGCAATTCACTTTCGTTGGTCGATCCGGCTTCACTTCAACACGCCGAAATTACCGCAGCCATATACTGGCGCACACCCTTCGAGTGCTTGGCTACGGTGGGCGATCTGGTGGAATTTATGGTCCTCGACATTGAACCCGACTACGCTCGCTCCAAGGGGAGGCATATCTTAGCTGATGCTCAAGTTGCGTTGGCGGGGGCCTTTAGATCGACAGGGAACGCACACGACGACAACGCGATGGATTACGAAGGCGTTGGGATCAGTAATCAAATTTTCCATACTCGCACTCATTTGGGGGGTATTCTACAACCGGGCGATACTGCTCTTGGATACCTCCTCACCAATGCCAATTTCAATTCAGACGAATTTTCGGCCATAGAAAGTGGTCGAATACCCGACGTAATATTGGTGAAAAAGACTTACCCCAATAGACGGAAAAAGAAATTGGCGAGAAATTGGCGATTGCGTAGTATCGGCAAAGAGGCTGGTGAGGAAGGCGAGACAGGTGGTGGTCGGGGAGTGGTGGGTAGGATGGGGGGACGTGATCAAAAGAAGGTTGAGGAGGATTATGAACTGTTCCTTCGCGATTTGGAAGAAGATCCTGAGCTGAGGAGTGCGGTGAACTTGTATAAAGCGCCTGTGGATGTCAAGATGAAATCAGAAAATGTCAAGGGAGGCCGGAAAAAGCAGTATTCCATGGATGTGGATGGAAATCCTCCTGTGGAGAGTGAGGAAGAAGTGGATTTCCCTGAAGTACAGCTTGACGAGTTGCTTGAAGGGTTTGACGAAATGACACTTGGGAATGAAGAGGTGGCAGAACAGCTCTGA
- a CDS encoding uncharacterized protein (BUSCO:EOG09263NE7), with protein sequence MAPRRKNRTHLKGAASLDEASKNSDPRSFIIKHGQVGSSIAQLVRDMRKVMEPNTASRLKERTRNKLKDYLTMAPALHVTHLLAFTLTDVAPSLRLIRLSNGPTLSFRVERYSLMKDILKITKRARSMGLGYLSPPLLVLASFPPPSEAPPHLNLIMKAFQSLFPSLSPHTLKLSNARRVVLVAYNSERGTIDFRHYIITVKAYGVSKRVRRILEGGTAPKNTTGSTAMLDLGREKDIADFVLRKRGEFGPDAGYESAASSADSVAGDDGDTVNLADDYVGRNNKKGQRRAVRLDEVGPRLELRLMKITEGIPGKEGQVLYHEFVHKSRKEIAEQKAAIASRDKLRQQRREEQERNVARKKTENGEKAVTYDSNEDVEEDEKEWDDEEVITDGEEEEGEGDSEDGGYETSEDERDQRPKKKIK encoded by the exons ATGGCCCCCCGTAGAAAGAACAGGACGCATCTCAAAGGAGCTGCTAGTTTGGATGAGGCCTCAAAAAACTCAGATCCCAGGTCTTTTATCATAAAACACGGGCAAGTTGGCTCTTCAATTGCTCAACTTGTTCGCGACATGCGAAAAGTGATGGAGCCCAATACCGCCAGTCGGCTAAAA gaaagaaccagGAATAAGCTAAAGGATTATCTGACCATGGCTCCTGCTCTTCACGTCACCCATTTACTTGCTTTTACTCTGACCGATGTCGCCCCCTCGCTACGATTGATACGGTTATCGAATGGACCCACGCTCAGTTTCCGTGTGGAGAGGTATAGTCTGATGAAGGACATTCTGAAAATAACAAAAAGAGCACGTAGTATGGGATTGGGGTATCTATCACCACCTCTG CTCGTGCTTGCCTCCTTCCCGCCCCCGTCCGAAGCACCTCCCCATCTGAACCTCATTATGAAAGCTTTCCAGTCCCTGTTTCCATCGCTCTCTCCCCACACCCTCAAACTCTCAAACGCCCGTCGCGTCGTCCTCGTTGCATATAATAGCGAACGCGGCACCATCGATTTTCGGCACTATATAATCACAGTCAAAGCATACGGCGTCTCGAAACGCGTGCGTCGAATATTGGAAGGAGGGACTGCGCCTAAGAACACCACAGGATCAACTGCAATGCTTGATCTAGGACGAGAGAAAGATATTGCAGATTTCGTTTTGCGAAAGCGAGGGGAATTCGGTCCAGATGCGGGATACGAAAGCGCTGCTTCATCTGCTGACAGTGTTGCTGGAGATGACGGAGACACTGTTAACCTAGCCGACGACTACGTTGGAAGAAACAATAAAAAAGGCCAACGAAGAGCGGTCAGACTTGATGAAGTGGGACCACGACTAGAACTTCGATTAATGAAGATTACGGAGGGTATCCCGGGAAAAGAAGGCCAAGTCTTGTATCACGAGTTCG TGCATAAATCTCGAAAAGAAATTGCGGAGCAGAAAGCTGCGATAGCGTCAAGGGACAAGCTCAGACAACAACGAAGAGAGGAGCAGGAACGCAACGTCGCACGGAAGAAAACCGAAAACGGTGAAAAGGCTGTCACATACGACAGCAACGAAGACGTCGAAGAAGACGAGAAGGAATGggacgatgaagaggtgATTACGGAtggggaagaggaggaaggggaaggggatTCAGAAGACGGCGGTTATGAAACTAGTGAAGATGAAAGAGATCAAAGACcgaagaagaaaatcaaGTAA